One window of the Microvirga mediterraneensis genome contains the following:
- a CDS encoding ABC transporter permease subunit produces the protein MTLTSKTSPVTSPAPSGSLIQSRGPNPVLKLVARIFDWPMAGLQRLIGERRMPYVFLLPNLVFFGLFVFVPIAINVVYSVTGGPALFPSERPYVGAGQYSYLFDCGSYVDPNTCREDHFWRGVYNTLFFSLFQVVAMVGLSLLTAVVLNMKIRGRGFFRAVYFFPVLLSPVVVALIWKWILQRDGLLNAAITGLGGDRILFLTEPGWAMFWAIFVSVWAHMGFYTLILLAGLQAIPADIYEAAEMDATPRWRVFWRLTLPLLWPNLIVVIVLSLIRAVQTFDEVFVLTGGGPGTSTLMVVQYIYETAFSNQVQNFGLAAAASVVLGIVLFALTLAQLAFTQRKSS, from the coding sequence ATGACCCTTACGTCGAAAACCTCTCCGGTGACATCGCCTGCCCCGTCAGGAAGCCTCATCCAATCGCGCGGACCGAATCCCGTCCTGAAACTGGTCGCTCGGATTTTCGACTGGCCGATGGCCGGTCTGCAGCGCCTCATCGGCGAGCGGCGGATGCCCTATGTGTTCCTCCTGCCGAACCTCGTGTTCTTCGGCCTCTTCGTTTTCGTGCCGATCGCCATCAACGTCGTCTATTCGGTCACGGGCGGCCCCGCTTTGTTTCCGTCCGAGCGCCCATATGTGGGGGCCGGTCAGTATTCGTATCTGTTCGATTGCGGGTCCTATGTGGATCCGAACACCTGCCGTGAGGATCATTTCTGGCGCGGCGTCTACAACACGCTCTTCTTTTCGTTGTTCCAGGTCGTCGCGATGGTGGGGCTGTCGCTCCTGACCGCCGTCGTTCTCAACATGAAGATCCGCGGCCGGGGTTTCTTTCGCGCGGTTTACTTCTTCCCCGTCCTTCTGTCTCCCGTCGTGGTGGCGCTGATCTGGAAGTGGATTCTGCAGCGCGACGGACTGTTGAATGCCGCCATCACAGGCCTGGGCGGCGACAGAATTCTCTTTCTGACGGAACCTGGCTGGGCCATGTTCTGGGCCATCTTCGTATCGGTCTGGGCCCATATGGGGTTCTACACCCTCATCCTGCTGGCGGGTCTCCAAGCCATTCCGGCGGATATCTACGAGGCCGCCGAGATGGACGCGACGCCCCGCTGGCGCGTGTTCTGGCGCCTGACCCTGCCGTTGCTCTGGCCCAACCTCATCGTTGTGATCGTGCTGTCCCTGATCCGTGCCGTGCAGACCTTTGACGAGGTGTTCGTGCTGACGGGCGGCGGACCGGGAACGTCCACCCTCATGGTCGTGCAGTACATCTACGAGACGGCATTCTCGAACCAGGTTCAGAATTTCGGGCTCGCAGCGGCGGCATCCGTTGTCCTCGGCATCGTACTCTTCGCCCTGACGTTGGCGCAACTCGCCTTCACGCAACGCAAGTCCTCGTGA